The nucleotide sequence CCTTTGCAAGGGCCTGAACCAGATCGGCCCACAGATCCACGGCGTCCTCGACCCCGATCGACAGACGGATGACGCCTTCAGGAATTCCGGCCCGGGCGCGGCCCTCGGCCCCGAGCTGAATGTGAGAGGTGTGCGCGGGCAGACTGGCGAGCGAATCGACGCCCCCGAGGCTCGGCGCGTGGCGGATGAGCCGCAGGTGATTGACGACCGCTTCGGCCGCCGCCGCACCTCCGATGACGTCGATCGACACCACGTGGCCGAACCCGAGCGGCATTTGTCGGGCCGCGATCGCGTGACCCGGGTGACCGGCCAGGCCCGGGTAATAGACCTGGCGGATCCCTGCGAGTGTCGAGAGCTGCGCTGCGAGTTGCGCCGCATTCGCGTTCATGGCGGTGAGCCGCAGCGCCAGCGTCTTCAAGCTGCGCTCGATCTGCCACGCGAGTGCCGGGTCGGGCATCGGGCCGAACACCTTGCGAACCTTCCAGACCCGCTCGACCGCCTGACGCGCGCCGGCGACGAAGCCTGCCAGCAGATCGCTGTGGCCACCGATCGACTTGGTGGCGCTGTGCATGACCAGATCCGCGCCGTGTGCCAGCGGGTGCTGGCCGATCGGCGAAGCGTAAGTGTTGTCGCAGGTGAACAGCGCACCTTTCGAGTGTGCGAGCCTGGCACCGCGATCGAGATCGACCACGCACAGCATGGGGTTGGTCGGCGACTCGACATGGAACAGCCGGGTGTTCGCTCGGAACGCCGCCTCGAAGCGATCCGGCTCGCGCCCGTCGACGAGCGTGTACTGCCACCCGAAGTGTTCGCTCCCCCACTGGAGCAGATCGTGAGTGCCGCCGTAGCACTGATCGAGCGCCACCACGTGGTCCCCGTGCTTCAAGTACGCGAGGAACGCGGAGCTGATCGCGGCCATGCCGGACGGAAACAGCAACGCCGCCTCGGCGCCCTCCAGATCCGCGAGGCGCCGCTCGACCACATGAACGGTCGGGTGCCCGACGCGCTGGTAGTAAGCACTGGCCGCACCGCGCTGCTGCTCGTCGTTCATCGCGTCGAGGCTCTCGAAGCCGAACGTCGAGGAGTGAACGATCGGGGTGCTCATGGGCCCGGTGTGATCGGGATCCGGACCGTGGACCGCGCGAGTGCCCAGACCTGGGCGCGTGGCGTGAGAATCGTTGGGGTCGCTCACCATGTGCTCCTCGGTTGGCACGGTTCGGGGCTGCCCGGCTAGAGTCGCGCGCAATCCTACCACCATGACCAACGACTCAGGGGTTGATCCGCGCGCGGTCCGCCGCGTCTTGATGGTGCGTCCCCGCTTCCTGGGCGACGTGTGCCTGACGCTCCCGACGCTCGACGCGATTCGCGCCGCGTGTCCCCAGGCGCGCGTGGCATACGTGGTCGAGCGCGAGAGCGCCGCGCTGCTCGATGGCGACCCGCGTGTCGACGAACGGATCGTGGTGCCGCGCAGTCCCTCGCTCGGCGCGACGCTCTCGCTGGTCTCTCAACTGAGACGCTTCGCCCCTCAGGTCGCGTTCGATTTCTTCTGCAATCCGCGCACCGCGCTGTGGGTGCGGCTCTCGGGGGCTCGGGTGCGAGTAGGTTACCCGGGCAAGAACTGGCGCTCGGCGCTCTACACGCATCACGTGAGGCCCCGCACGCTGTCGGCGGTCGGCTTCCACCTCGCCTCGGTGGCACAGCTCGGCTGGCCGGTGCCGGATGAAACCGATGCGCGCGGGCGCACACCGCGGCTGCATGTGAGCGAGGGCGCGCGCGCCCAGGCGCGTGCGGCGCTGCGGGTGCTGAACATTCCCGATGCCGCGCGCCTGATCGGCTTCCATCCCGGCGCGCGCTGGCCGACGCGGCGCTGGGACCCCGCGAGCTTCGTGGCGCTCGGACGCAGCGCGCTCGACGCACACGCGGATGCCGTGGCGCTCGTGAGCGCGGGCCCCGGCGAGGGCGAATCGGCGCGCGCGATCGTGGAGGCACTCCCGCACGGGCGCGCGTTCGCGATCGAGGGCTGGCCGCTCGCTCGATTCGTGGCGATGCAAAGCCTGTGCGCCGCATTCGTGTGCGGCGACACGGGGCCGGTTCACACCGCAGTCGCCGCGGGTGCCCCGACGCTCGGACTCATCTCGCGCAATCGTCCCGCGATGTTCTTTCCGTATCCCGAGTCGCTCGGGCACCATGCCTACTACGCGCGCGTCGAGTGCAGCCCGTGCGATCGCGATCTGTGCGACGATCTGCGCTGCCTCAAGCGCCTCACGCCCGACGGGGCGTGGACCATCCTGTCCGCCATGCTGCGTCGCAGCGAAGGAGAAACACGATGAACCGACCGCTGGTGACGTTCACGTCGGACTTCGGGCTCGACGACTGGTTCGTCGGCGTGGTGCGAGGAGTGCTGCACTCGGGCTGCCCCGAGGCGCACGTGGTCGACATCACGCACTCGATCCCGCCGGGCGACATCGAGCGGGCGGTGTTCGTCGTCAATGCCGCGGCGCGCGACTTTCCACCCGGCACCGTGCATCTGGTGGTGGTCGATCCCGGCGTCGGCACCGCGCGACGCGGGCTCGTGGTGCGTGCCCACAACCAGATCTTCGTCGGGCCCGACAATGGGGTGCTCGAGAGCGCTCTTGGCGCCTCCGACCCCGAAGTCCACTCGATCACGAATGAGTCGCTGTTCCGGCCGTCGGTCAGCGCCACGTTTCACGGGCGCGATGTCTTCGCGCCGATCGCCGCGGCACTCGCCGGCGGTGCGCCGCTGGCGGAGATGGGACCCAGGATCGTCGACCCGTTACGTTTCCCCGAGCCGAAGCCGGAGCGACGCGCCGGTGAATTGGTGGGCCGCATCATGTTCGTCGACAGGTTTGGAAACCTGCTCACGAACCTGAAGCCCGCCGACATCCAGAACGCCTACCCGGATACCGCGAAGGGCTCGTTCGAGATCGTGGCCGGCGGACTCGCGATCCGGGGCCTGCAGCGCACCTACGGCGACGCGCCGTTCGGCTCGCTCGTGGCAGTGTTGGGCTCGAGCGGGCGGCTCGAGATCGCGCAAGTCGGCGGCTCCGCCTCGCATCGACTCGGTCTCACCGTGCGCGACGAGGTGCACGTGAAGTTGGTGGGGTAGCGCGGCGATTTCGCTTGACACGATTTCGCCGTCGATCGCGAGTCGCACGAGGCCCGACCGCGCATTCGCACGCTGAGCGGCGCAGCTCGCGCGACCTCGCAGCAAATCTTCCCAGGAGAGCAAAGTTCTCGCGCTGCCTGGTTCCGTGCGCCGTGCTGGCTCGCTGCTGCGTCGCGAAGGCCCGTGATATGAACAGC is from Candidatus Eisenbacteria bacterium and encodes:
- a CDS encoding SAM-dependent chlorinase/fluorinase, whose product is MNRPLVTFTSDFGLDDWFVGVVRGVLHSGCPEAHVVDITHSIPPGDIERAVFVVNAAARDFPPGTVHLVVVDPGVGTARRGLVVRAHNQIFVGPDNGVLESALGASDPEVHSITNESLFRPSVSATFHGRDVFAPIAAALAGGAPLAEMGPRIVDPLRFPEPKPERRAGELVGRIMFVDRFGNLLTNLKPADIQNAYPDTAKGSFEIVAGGLAIRGLQRTYGDAPFGSLVAVLGSSGRLEIAQVGGSASHRLGLTVRDEVHVKLVG
- a CDS encoding aminotransferase class I/II-fold pyridoxal phosphate-dependent enzyme — protein: MSTPIVHSSTFGFESLDAMNDEQQRGAASAYYQRVGHPTVHVVERRLADLEGAEAALLFPSGMAAISSAFLAYLKHGDHVVALDQCYGGTHDLLQWGSEHFGWQYTLVDGREPDRFEAAFRANTRLFHVESPTNPMLCVVDLDRGARLAHSKGALFTCDNTYASPIGQHPLAHGADLVMHSATKSIGGHSDLLAGFVAGARQAVERVWKVRKVFGPMPDPALAWQIERSLKTLALRLTAMNANAAQLAAQLSTLAGIRQVYYPGLAGHPGHAIAARQMPLGFGHVVSIDVIGGAAAAEAVVNHLRLIRHAPSLGGVDSLASLPAHTSHIQLGAEGRARAGIPEGVIRLSIGVEDAVDLWADLVQALAKVPAAVR
- a CDS encoding glycosyltransferase family 9 protein, whose amino-acid sequence is MTNDSGVDPRAVRRVLMVRPRFLGDVCLTLPTLDAIRAACPQARVAYVVERESAALLDGDPRVDERIVVPRSPSLGATLSLVSQLRRFAPQVAFDFFCNPRTALWVRLSGARVRVGYPGKNWRSALYTHHVRPRTLSAVGFHLASVAQLGWPVPDETDARGRTPRLHVSEGARAQARAALRVLNIPDAARLIGFHPGARWPTRRWDPASFVALGRSALDAHADAVALVSAGPGEGESARAIVEALPHGRAFAIEGWPLARFVAMQSLCAAFVCGDTGPVHTAVAAGAPTLGLISRNRPAMFFPYPESLGHHAYYARVECSPCDRDLCDDLRCLKRLTPDGAWTILSAMLRRSEGETR